A section of the Tenrec ecaudatus isolate mTenEca1 chromosome 10, mTenEca1.hap1, whole genome shotgun sequence genome encodes:
- the RANGRF gene encoding ran guanine nucleotide release factor, translating to MEPARDCPLFGGAFSAILPPGTIDVSDLRPVPDNQEVFCHRATDQSLIVELLELQAHVQGEEAARYHFEDVGGVQGARGVHVEAVRPLPLENLALRGCCQEAWILSGKQQVAKENQQVAKEVTLHQALLRLAQYHTDLLLTFNQPHPENGSCHSPENVSSLPWSLGDFEQLVTSLTLHDPNIFGPQ from the exons ATGGAGCCGGCCCGAGACTGCCCACTGTTCGGGGGCGCTTTCTCCGCCATCCTCCCGCCCGGGACCATTGATGTAAG TGACCTCCGGCCGGTCCCGGATAATCAGGAAGTTTTCTGCCACCGCGCGACCGATCAGAGCCTCATCGTGGAACTGCTGGAGCTGCAGGCGCACGTGCAGGGCGAGGAGGCTGCGCG GTACCACTTTGAGGATGTTGGCGGGGTGCAgggagctaggggtgtgcacgtGGAGGCTGTGCGGCCGCTCCCTTTGGAGAACCTGGCCTTAAGGGGCTGCTGTCAAGAGGCGTGGATCCTCTCTGGCAAGCAGCAGGTAGCGAAGGAAAACCAGCAG GTGGCAAAGGAGGTAACACTACACCAAGCCTTGTTGCGACTGGCTCAGTACCACACCGACCTTCTCCTCACCTTCAATCAGCCCCA ccCCGAGAATGGTTCTTGCCATAGTCCTGAAAATGTATCATCCCTGCCCTGGAGCCTGGGCGACTTTGAACAGCTTGTGACCAGTCTGACCCTTCATGATCCCAACATCTTTGGTCCCCAGTAA